A single window of Nocardioides kongjuensis DNA harbors:
- a CDS encoding helix-turn-helix transcriptional regulator, whose product MGVPALARLTVDHGRSVLAGTGDADQVIEACTGALRPHTLTVHEAGSPLATRLTHVPLQDVSVNLLRYGAQVTVSSGDGVLDDYLLTLPVAGAGRFRYGDAVAVATPERGVIIGPHREFEFAFDQDWDQVVVRLDRTRVESVAAALTGEVGPVHFELALADGIGSLDGLLESAVSLVDSTAVEHRPQLLWQFEQLLIETLLLAQPNNRTTAPRPEAGRPVSPRVRQAMDFMVDRIGEPVTVTAVAEACGTSVRSLQSAFRTELATTPVQWLRAQRLERAHALLASGAPGLSVTDVAYRCGFFHLGEFGAAFRARYGLTPSALLSSRR is encoded by the coding sequence CCTGCCCTCGCCCGGCTGACGGTGGACCACGGGCGATCCGTGCTCGCGGGCACGGGGGACGCCGACCAGGTGATCGAGGCCTGCACCGGTGCGCTGCGCCCGCACACGCTCACCGTCCACGAAGCCGGCAGCCCGCTGGCGACCCGGCTCACCCACGTCCCGCTGCAGGACGTCTCGGTCAACCTGCTGCGCTACGGCGCCCAGGTCACGGTGAGCTCGGGTGACGGGGTGCTCGACGACTACCTCCTCACGCTGCCGGTCGCCGGCGCCGGCCGGTTCCGGTACGGCGACGCGGTGGCCGTGGCGACCCCGGAGCGTGGTGTCATCATCGGTCCGCACCGCGAGTTCGAGTTCGCCTTCGACCAGGACTGGGACCAGGTGGTGGTCCGCCTGGACCGCACGCGGGTGGAGTCGGTCGCCGCTGCGCTCACCGGGGAGGTCGGTCCGGTCCACTTCGAGCTGGCCCTGGCCGACGGCATCGGCAGCCTGGACGGGCTGCTGGAGTCAGCGGTCAGCCTGGTCGACTCCACGGCGGTCGAGCACCGGCCCCAGCTGCTGTGGCAGTTCGAGCAGCTCCTCATCGAGACCCTGCTGCTCGCCCAGCCCAACAACCGCACCACCGCGCCCCGGCCCGAGGCGGGCAGGCCGGTCTCGCCGCGCGTGCGGCAGGCGATGGACTTCATGGTCGACCGGATCGGCGAGCCGGTCACCGTCACCGCCGTGGCCGAGGCCTGCGGGACGAGCGTGCGCAGCCTGCAGTCCGCGTTCCGCACCGAGCTGGCCACCACGCCGGTGCAGTGGCTGCGTGCCCAGCGGCTCGAGCGCGCCCACGCCCTGCTGGCCAGCGGTGCGCCCGGTCTCTCGGTGACCGACGTGGCCTACCGGTGCGGGTTCTTCCACCTCGGGGAGTTCGGCGCCGCGTTTCGGGCCCGGTACGGACTCACGCCCTCGGCGCTGCTCTCGTCCCGGCGCTGA
- a CDS encoding carbon-nitrogen family hydrolase — protein MQIALLQLASPDHESVRDRLARVDRTVLAERALRDVDLLVLPEMWTAGYFSFEQYAERAEPFEGATLAAARTWATAVQAFVHVGSFVEVDAAGRLHNTSVVLAPDGALVAEYRKVHLFGYGSRESQLLTPGDSIGVGPVAGVPTGVTTCYDLRFPELYRSLVDEGVEQVVVCAAWPAARLEHWRLFTSARAVEQQVNLIACNAVGEQQGVLLGGHSRVVAPTGEVIVEAGADEGFTYADLDPTLPRAFRAEFPALADRRWSATTTTKEYA, from the coding sequence ATGCAGATCGCCCTCCTCCAGCTCGCCAGTCCGGACCACGAGTCCGTCCGGGACCGGCTCGCCCGCGTCGACCGCACCGTGCTCGCCGAGCGTGCCCTTCGTGACGTCGACCTGCTGGTCCTGCCGGAGATGTGGACCGCCGGCTACTTCTCCTTCGAGCAGTACGCCGAGCGTGCCGAGCCGTTCGAGGGCGCCACTCTCGCGGCCGCCCGCACCTGGGCCACCGCGGTGCAGGCCTTCGTCCACGTCGGCAGCTTCGTCGAGGTCGACGCCGCGGGCCGGCTGCACAACACGTCGGTGGTTCTCGCACCCGACGGTGCGCTCGTCGCCGAGTACCGCAAGGTCCACCTGTTCGGCTACGGCTCCCGGGAGTCCCAGCTCCTCACGCCCGGCGACAGCATCGGCGTCGGCCCGGTCGCGGGGGTGCCCACCGGTGTCACGACCTGCTACGACCTGCGCTTCCCCGAGCTCTACCGAAGCCTGGTCGACGAGGGCGTCGAGCAGGTCGTCGTCTGCGCCGCCTGGCCCGCGGCCCGCCTCGAGCACTGGCGCCTGTTCACCTCGGCGCGCGCCGTCGAGCAGCAGGTCAACCTGATCGCCTGCAACGCCGTCGGTGAGCAGCAGGGTGTGCTCCTCGGCGGCCACAGCCGGGTCGTCGCCCCCACCGGCGAGGTGATCGTCGAGGCGGGTGCCGACGAGGGCTTCACGTACGCCGACCTCGACCCCACCCTTCCGCGAGCCTTCCGCGCCGAGTTCCCCGCCCTGGCCGACCGCCGTTGGTCTGCCACCACCACCACCAAGGAGTACGCATGA
- a CDS encoding DUF2848 family protein, translated as MSTTATRLRLSTADGAEVEVAPTHLVVAGYTGRDQEAVRHHIDELAAIGVPEPETIPAFYPLDVDRLTTGDEVEVGGSATSGEVEPVLIRANGTYYLTVGSDHTDREMETVGIQLSKAACPKPIATTVIELGDPPALVDWDAIVVRSWVDDELYQEGTLASMLPITQVLAEWDQIGGTGDVALVLFGGTKPLLDGTFRYGRDWRMQLEVPGHAPIELAYTVSVTTPGRSS; from the coding sequence ATGAGCACCACCGCGACGCGCCTGCGCCTGAGCACCGCCGACGGTGCCGAGGTCGAGGTCGCGCCGACCCACCTCGTCGTCGCCGGCTACACCGGCCGCGACCAGGAGGCGGTCCGCCACCACATCGACGAGCTCGCCGCGATCGGCGTACCGGAACCGGAGACGATCCCCGCGTTCTACCCGCTCGACGTGGACCGACTGACCACCGGTGACGAGGTCGAGGTCGGCGGCTCCGCCACCTCCGGCGAGGTCGAGCCGGTCCTGATCCGGGCCAACGGCACCTACTACCTGACCGTGGGCTCGGACCACACCGACCGCGAGATGGAGACCGTCGGCATCCAGCTCTCCAAGGCTGCCTGCCCCAAGCCGATCGCCACGACGGTCATCGAGCTCGGCGACCCGCCGGCCCTGGTCGACTGGGACGCGATCGTCGTCCGCAGCTGGGTCGACGACGAGCTCTACCAGGAGGGCACCCTCGCCTCGATGCTCCCGATCACCCAGGTCCTCGCCGAGTGGGACCAGATCGGCGGCACCGGCGACGTCGCGCTGGTCCTCTTCGGCGGCACGAAGCCGTTGCTCGACGGCACCTTCCGCTACGGCCGCGACTGGCGCATGCAGCTCGAGGTCCCCGGCCACGCCCCCATCGAGCTCGCCTACACCGTCTCTGTCACCACTCCCGGGAGGAGCAGCTGA
- a CDS encoding 4-hydroxyphenylacetate 3-hydroxylase family protein, which yields MRTSADYLKSLSDGRQVIVDGSPVDDVTTHPAFAPIARTVGELFDLAADPANGMQVTDEVTGNPVNRLYVAPRTAEDLTAWRAAAQVWADHTNGWVGRSPDHVGAFVAAFASHPEAFATERGLAENVVAFQRRVVENDLYVSYAIIPPQVSRATTAHAWDGDFVQVGVKEEREDGIVVSGAQMLATGGAVADEILVSCIKPLTPEDTDFAISFTVPVATDGLRLYCRRPYATGATSDFDYPLTTRYDETDALLVFDDVFIPWKDVFVYKDVPGLRQQFFDTGAHVLGNFQAQIRFATKLRFLAGIARKVAAVNGVDRFPGVVEKLGELASLVSVVESALHAAQFTAAADEQGLHRPGAQSLYAAMGLQAELHPRVIGILRELVGGGVLQVPSSVAELQNPDTAQDMERYVSSPGISSVERVKLFKLAWDAIGSEFAGRHQSYELFYSGAPFVVKGYAFRNYDYDRPVAAVDEFLASYGVTELPALQEVPA from the coding sequence ATGCGCACCAGCGCCGACTACCTGAAGTCCCTGTCCGACGGCCGTCAGGTCATCGTCGACGGCTCGCCCGTCGACGACGTGACGACCCATCCGGCCTTCGCGCCCATCGCGCGCACCGTGGGTGAGCTGTTCGACCTCGCGGCCGACCCCGCCAACGGCATGCAGGTCACCGACGAGGTGACCGGCAACCCCGTCAACCGCCTCTACGTCGCCCCGCGCACCGCCGAAGACCTCACCGCCTGGCGCGCCGCCGCGCAGGTCTGGGCCGACCACACCAACGGCTGGGTGGGGCGCTCGCCCGACCACGTCGGTGCCTTCGTGGCTGCCTTCGCATCGCACCCGGAGGCCTTCGCCACCGAGCGTGGCCTGGCCGAGAACGTGGTGGCCTTCCAGCGCCGCGTCGTCGAGAACGACCTCTACGTCTCCTACGCGATCATCCCGCCGCAGGTCTCCCGCGCGACGACCGCGCACGCTTGGGACGGCGACTTCGTCCAGGTCGGCGTCAAGGAGGAGCGCGAGGACGGGATCGTCGTCAGCGGCGCCCAGATGCTCGCCACCGGCGGCGCCGTCGCCGACGAGATCCTGGTCTCCTGCATCAAGCCGCTGACGCCCGAGGACACCGACTTCGCGATCTCCTTCACGGTGCCGGTCGCGACGGACGGACTCAGGCTCTACTGCCGCCGGCCCTACGCCACGGGCGCGACCAGCGACTTCGACTACCCGCTCACCACGCGGTACGACGAGACGGACGCCCTGCTCGTCTTCGACGACGTGTTCATCCCGTGGAAGGACGTCTTCGTCTACAAGGACGTGCCCGGGCTGCGCCAGCAGTTCTTCGACACGGGTGCCCACGTCCTGGGCAACTTCCAGGCCCAGATCCGCTTCGCGACCAAGCTCCGCTTCCTCGCCGGCATCGCCCGCAAGGTCGCCGCGGTCAACGGCGTCGACCGGTTCCCCGGCGTCGTCGAGAAGCTCGGCGAGCTGGCGAGCCTGGTCTCGGTCGTCGAGTCGGCCCTGCACGCGGCCCAGTTCACCGCCGCCGCCGACGAGCAGGGCCTCCACCGGCCGGGCGCGCAGTCGCTCTACGCCGCGATGGGCCTGCAGGCCGAGCTCCACCCGCGCGTCATCGGCATCCTGCGCGAGCTGGTGGGCGGGGGAGTGCTCCAGGTGCCCTCGTCGGTCGCCGAGCTCCAGAACCCGGACACCGCCCAGGACATGGAGCGCTACGTCTCCAGCCCCGGCATCTCGTCGGTGGAGCGGGTCAAGCTGTTCAAGCTGGCCTGGGACGCCATCGGCAGTGAGTTCGCCGGTCGTCACCAGAGCTACGAGCTCTTCTACTCCGGCGCCCCCTTCGTCGTGAAGGGCTATGCCTTCCGCAACTACGACTACGACCGGCCCGTCGCGGCCGTCGACGAGTTCCTGGCGTCGTACGGCGTCACGGAGCTCCCCGCCCTCCAGGAGGTCCCCGCATGA
- a CDS encoding cupin domain-containing protein, with protein MSKPEIEFTPVTDVEYTLCPGDDPLIKERILAADPVGGVATRILRYEPGADFTPMGVQKHDFWEEVYIIEGSFHDVTLDRTFVAGEFACRPPGMPHGPWRTDEGVTTFEVRYHARAED; from the coding sequence ATGAGCAAGCCCGAGATCGAGTTCACCCCCGTCACCGACGTCGAGTACACGCTGTGCCCCGGCGACGACCCGCTCATCAAGGAGCGGATCCTCGCGGCCGATCCCGTCGGCGGCGTGGCGACCCGGATCCTGCGCTACGAGCCCGGCGCCGACTTCACCCCGATGGGCGTGCAGAAGCACGACTTCTGGGAGGAGGTCTACATCATCGAGGGCTCCTTCCACGACGTCACGCTGGACAGGACCTTCGTGGCCGGCGAGTTCGCCTGCCGACCGCCGGGCATGCCGCACGGCCCGTGGCGCACCGACGAGGGCGTGACGACCTTCGAGGTCCGCTACCACGCCCGCGCCGAGGACTGA
- a CDS encoding flavin reductase family protein: protein MTAPLVDPMAMRQAMGRFATGVAVITTEHDGIPHGMTVNSLTSVSLDPPLLLVCFNHGARTAEAAVAAGRFVVNVLSRRQQAIALRFAARGEDHFAGLELEYAEHRVPVVPKALAHLECDVERVVEAGDHTIVFGAVIGLDTRDGEPLGFFGGKFSDVQQHGHEPEHWFF from the coding sequence ATGACCGCGCCGCTCGTGGACCCGATGGCGATGCGCCAGGCCATGGGGCGCTTCGCGACCGGCGTCGCCGTGATCACCACCGAGCACGACGGCATCCCCCACGGGATGACCGTGAACTCGCTGACCTCGGTGTCCCTCGACCCGCCGCTGCTCCTGGTGTGCTTCAACCACGGAGCGCGCACGGCGGAGGCCGCCGTGGCGGCGGGGCGGTTCGTCGTCAACGTCCTCTCCCGGCGTCAGCAGGCGATCGCGCTGCGCTTCGCGGCCCGGGGCGAGGACCACTTCGCCGGCCTCGAGCTCGAGTACGCCGAGCACCGTGTCCCCGTGGTGCCCAAGGCTCTCGCGCACCTCGAGTGCGACGTGGAGCGGGTCGTCGAGGCCGGCGACCACACGATCGTGTTCGGCGCCGTCATCGGCCTGGACACCCGCGACGGGGAGCCGCTCGGCTTCTTCGGCGGCAAGTTCAGCGACGTACAGCAGCACGGGCACGAGCCCGAGCACTGGTTCTTCTAG
- a CDS encoding MFS transporter, whose product MSNATLEQPSNERQRRGHTSLPVIAASSLAGTAVEWYDFFLYGTAAALVFPALFFPDSDPLMGTVLAFATYAVGFVARPVGAVVLGHYGDRRGRRATLVASLLLMGVATFLIALLPTYGAIGIAAPILLVLLRLVQGFALGGEWGGAVLLVSEHGDSARRAFFASWPNVGPPLGNLMAAGVLAILGATLSDDAFQSWGWRLAFALSALLVVIGLVLRLYVTETPMFEQAQRTADSAPRGLPAGVVVRKHWRTVLLAAATRFGENAGFYIYSLFVITYVTKMLELDKSVALTAVMIGQGGAVVAIPLIAILADRIGRRPVYLVASVATIVWAFVFFALLDSRSPGLTIVAVAGGLLIFAAFSAVIGAFFSELFPTEVRYSGVSLAYNLASVLAGSLAPIVAIWLYARFDSGYAIGAYLAAMGAVSLVASLIAEETRETDLTTVGQG is encoded by the coding sequence ATGTCCAACGCAACCCTCGAACAACCTAGCAACGAGCGGCAGCGCCGCGGCCACACCAGCCTCCCCGTCATCGCGGCATCGAGCCTGGCCGGTACCGCCGTCGAGTGGTACGACTTCTTCCTCTACGGCACCGCCGCCGCCCTGGTCTTCCCGGCCCTCTTCTTCCCCGACTCCGATCCGCTGATGGGTACCGTGCTGGCGTTCGCCACCTATGCCGTCGGGTTCGTCGCCCGGCCCGTCGGCGCCGTCGTGCTGGGACACTACGGCGACCGACGCGGGCGCAGGGCCACGCTGGTGGCGAGCCTGCTGCTCATGGGCGTCGCCACGTTCCTCATCGCCCTCCTCCCGACGTACGGCGCCATCGGCATCGCGGCCCCGATCCTGTTGGTGCTCCTCCGCCTCGTGCAGGGCTTCGCGCTGGGAGGCGAGTGGGGTGGCGCCGTGCTCCTCGTCTCCGAGCACGGCGACTCCGCCCGCCGCGCCTTCTTCGCCTCCTGGCCCAACGTGGGCCCGCCGCTCGGCAACCTGATGGCCGCCGGCGTGCTGGCGATCCTCGGCGCAACGCTCTCCGACGACGCCTTCCAGTCCTGGGGCTGGCGCCTCGCGTTCGCGTTGTCGGCGCTGCTCGTCGTCATCGGCCTGGTCCTGCGCCTCTACGTCACCGAGACCCCGATGTTCGAGCAGGCCCAGCGCACGGCGGACAGCGCGCCCAGGGGCCTGCCGGCCGGTGTCGTCGTGCGGAAGCACTGGCGCACGGTGCTGCTCGCCGCTGCCACCCGTTTCGGCGAGAACGCCGGCTTCTACATCTACTCGTTGTTCGTCATCACCTACGTCACGAAGATGCTCGAGCTCGACAAGTCCGTCGCGCTGACCGCCGTGATGATCGGCCAAGGTGGGGCCGTGGTGGCGATCCCGCTGATCGCGATCCTCGCCGACCGCATCGGCCGGCGTCCGGTCTACCTGGTCGCGTCGGTCGCCACCATCGTGTGGGCCTTCGTCTTCTTCGCCCTGCTCGACTCGAGGAGCCCGGGCCTGACCATCGTCGCCGTGGCCGGAGGACTGCTCATCTTCGCGGCCTTCAGCGCGGTCATCGGCGCCTTCTTCTCCGAGCTGTTCCCGACCGAGGTCCGCTACTCCGGCGTCTCCCTCGCCTACAACCTCGCCTCGGTCCTCGCCGGCTCACTCGCCCCGATCGTCGCGATCTGGCTCTACGCGAGGTTCGACAGCGGCTACGCCATCGGCGCCTACCTCGCCGCCATGGGCGCGGTCTCCCTCGTCGCCTCGCTCATCGCCGAGGAGACCCGCGAGACCGACCTGACCACCGTCGGTCAGGGCTGA
- a CDS encoding amidase, giving the protein MIEVFEASIAELRAALESGETTSVDLVRAYEARIAAYDAPGTPTALNAVVVRNPDTLAEAAASDARRARGESLGPLDGIPYTAKDSYLVRGLTAAAGSPAFADLVAQRDAFTIERLRAAGAICLGLTNMPPMANGGMQRGVHGRAESPYNEAWLTSAFGSGSSNGSGTATAASFAAFGLGEETWSSGRAPASCNALCAYTPSRGVISVRGNWPLVPTMDVVVPHTRTMADLLELLDVIVADDADTRGDFWRAQPWVQVPASSSVRPPSYRDLRGSLAGKRLGVPRMYVNADPEAGTGTTIGGPTGERIETRPSVIALWEAARRDLEAAGAEVVDVDFPVVTNYEGDRAGAPTISTRGLVSPDFLRHEIADLSAWAWDDFLAANGDPHLSALADVDGALIFPAPEGALPDRYTGFDDDIASYPAQVREHPYAAFTDIPHLAEGVRGLEETRRRDLEEWMDALGLDAVVFPAMADVAPADMDVDPASADLGWRNGVWVANGNLAIRHLGIPTVTVPMGTMADTGMPVGLTIAGRAYDDTALLELAAAFEATGERRTVPPRTPPLG; this is encoded by the coding sequence ATGATCGAGGTCTTCGAGGCGAGCATCGCCGAGCTGCGCGCCGCCCTCGAGTCGGGCGAGACGACCAGCGTGGACCTGGTGCGCGCCTACGAGGCCCGGATCGCGGCCTACGACGCCCCCGGCACGCCGACCGCCCTGAACGCCGTCGTCGTGCGCAACCCCGACACCCTCGCCGAGGCGGCCGCGTCCGACGCGCGGCGAGCACGCGGCGAGTCGCTCGGGCCCCTCGACGGCATCCCCTACACGGCCAAGGACAGCTACCTCGTCCGCGGCCTGACCGCAGCGGCCGGCTCGCCCGCTTTCGCCGACCTCGTCGCCCAGCGCGACGCGTTCACCATCGAGCGGCTGCGGGCCGCCGGCGCCATCTGCCTGGGCCTGACCAACATGCCGCCGATGGCCAACGGCGGCATGCAGCGCGGTGTCCACGGACGCGCCGAGAGCCCCTACAACGAGGCGTGGCTGACCTCGGCGTTCGGCTCGGGCTCGTCCAACGGGTCGGGCACCGCGACCGCCGCGTCGTTCGCGGCGTTCGGGCTGGGTGAGGAGACCTGGTCGAGCGGCCGTGCTCCGGCGTCCTGCAACGCCCTGTGCGCCTACACGCCCTCGCGGGGCGTGATCTCGGTGCGCGGCAACTGGCCGCTCGTCCCGACCATGGACGTCGTCGTACCCCACACGCGCACCATGGCCGACCTGCTCGAGCTCCTCGACGTCATCGTCGCCGACGACGCGGACACCCGCGGTGACTTCTGGCGCGCCCAACCGTGGGTCCAGGTCCCCGCGTCCTCCAGCGTGCGCCCGCCCTCCTACCGCGACCTGCGCGGATCCTTGGCCGGCAAGCGGCTCGGCGTCCCGCGCATGTACGTCAACGCCGACCCGGAGGCCGGCACCGGTACGACGATCGGCGGACCGACCGGCGAGCGGATCGAGACCCGTCCCTCCGTGATCGCGCTCTGGGAGGCCGCCCGCCGCGACCTCGAGGCCGCCGGCGCCGAGGTGGTCGACGTCGACTTCCCGGTCGTGACCAACTACGAGGGCGACCGCGCCGGCGCCCCGACGATCAGCACCCGCGGCCTGGTGTCCCCCGACTTCCTCCGGCACGAGATCGCCGACCTCTCGGCCTGGGCCTGGGACGACTTCCTCGCCGCGAACGGCGACCCGCACCTGTCCGCCCTCGCCGACGTCGACGGCGCGCTGATCTTCCCCGCCCCGGAGGGCGCCCTCCCCGACCGCTACACCGGCTTCGACGACGACATCGCGTCGTACCCCGCGCAGGTGCGCGAGCACCCGTACGCCGCCTTCACCGACATCCCCCACCTGGCCGAGGGCGTGCGCGGGCTCGAGGAGACCCGCCGCCGCGACCTCGAGGAGTGGATGGACGCCCTGGGCCTCGACGCGGTGGTGTTCCCGGCGATGGCCGACGTCGCGCCGGCCGACATGGACGTCGACCCGGCGTCGGCCGACCTCGGCTGGCGCAACGGCGTCTGGGTCGCCAACGGCAACCTCGCCATCCGCCACCTCGGCATCCCGACGGTCACCGTGCCGATGGGCACCATGGCCGACACCGGCATGCCGGTCGGCCTGACCATCGCCGGCCGCGCGTACGACGACACCGCGCTGCTCGAGCTCGCCGCCGCCTTCGAGGCGACCGGCGAGCGTCGTACGGTGCCGCCGCGCACGCCGCCGCTGGGCTGA